In Ovis aries strain OAR_USU_Benz2616 breed Rambouillet chromosome 14, ARS-UI_Ramb_v3.0, whole genome shotgun sequence, a single genomic region encodes these proteins:
- the AGRP gene encoding agouti-related protein, producing MLTAVLLSCALLLAMPTMQGAQMGPAPLEGVGRPDEALFLELQGLSLQPSLKRIMEEQAEEALLQEAEAKALAEVLDPEGRKPRSPRRCVRLHESCLGHQVPCCDPCATCYCRFFNAFCYCRKLGTTTNPCSRT from the exons ATGCTGACTGCAGTACTGCTGAGCTGTGCCCTGCTGCTGGCAATGCCCACCATGCAGGGGGCCCAAATGGGCCCCGCTCCCCTGGAGGGCGTCGGAAGGCCTGACGAAGCCTTATTCCTAGAGCTCCAAG GCCTAAGCCTGCAGCCGTCGCTGAAGCGGATAATGGAGGAACAGGCCGAAGAGGCACTGCTGCAGGAGGCAGAGGCCAAAGCCTTAGCAGAG GTGCTAGATCCGGAAGGACGCAAGCCACGCTCCCCACGTCGCTGCGTAAGGCTGCATGAATCCTGTCTGGGACACCAGGTACCCTGCTGCGACCCGTGCGCCACGTGCTATTGCCGTTTCTTCAACGCCTTCTGCTACTGCCGCAAGCTGGGTACCACCACGAACCCCTGCAGCCGCACCTAG